The Magnetospirillum sp. XM-1 genomic interval GTGGAATTCCACCCGCCGGTCACCGTCGCCCAGTTCGGCTCGCGCAAGGGGCTGTCGGCCCATTGCCACACGGTGATCAGCAACGGGCTGACCCGCATGCTGGCCGGACGGCCGGCGGCGAATTCTTGACTCGGGCGGCCCCGCTCCTTAACCATGAGATTCCCGGACGCGTAAGACATTGGCCAAGCGACTTTTCGTCAAAACCTACGGCTGCCAGATGAACGTCTATGACTCCGCCCGCATGGCGGATGTCCTGGCGCCGCTGGGTTATGGCCCGGCCGAGGAGGCCGAGGGCGCCGACATGGTGATCCTCAACACCTGCCACATCCGCGAGAAGGCCGCCGAGAAGGTGTTCTCCGAGCTGGGCCGCTTGCGCAAGCTCAAGACCGCCAAGGCCGAGGCCGGGGAAAAGATGATCCTGGCGGTGGCCGGCTGCGTCGCCCAGGCCGAGGGCGAGGAGATCCTGCGCCGCGCTCCCTTCGTCGACATCGTGCTGGGGCCGCAGACCTATCACCGCCTGCCCGAGATGGTGGCCCAGGCGTCGCGGGCCGGCGGCGCCGTACTCGACACCGAATTCCCGGTCGAGCCCAAGTTCGACTTCCTGCCCGAACCCCATGCCGAGGGCACCAGCGCCTTCCTGTCGGTGCAGGAGGGTTGCGACAAGTTCTGCACCTTCTGCGTGGTGCCCTATACCCGCGGCGCCGAGTATTCGCGCCCGGCCGCCGCCGTGCTGGCCGAGGCGGCCAAGCTGGCCAAGGACGGCGTGCGCGAGATCACGCTGCTGGGGCAGAACGTCAACGGCTGGCACGGCGGCGACGGCTGGACGCTGGGCCGCCTGATCCGCGAACTGGCCGAGGTTTCGGGCGTCGAGCGCATCCGCTACACCACGTCGCATCCCCGCGACATGGACGACGAGCTGATCCGGGCCCATGCGGAACTCCCCCAGCTGATGCCCTTCCTGCACCTGCCGGTGCAGTCGGGCTCGGACCGCATTCTCGCCGCCATGAACAGGGGCCACGACCGCGCCACCTATCTGCGGCTGGTGGACAAGCTGAAGACGGCCTGCCCCGACCTGGCCCTGTCGTCGGACTTCATCGTCGGCTTCCCCGGCGAAAGCGATGCCGATTTCGAGGACTCCATGTCGCTGGTGCGCGAGGTGGGCTTCGTCCAGACCTATTCCTTCAAGTACTCGTCGCGCCCCGGCACCCCGGCCGCCGCCATGGAGCGGCAGATCCCGGAAAAGGTGAAGGAAGAGCGTCTGGCCGCCCTGCAGGCCCTGCTGCTGGAGCAGACCGCCCGCTTCAACCAGGCCTGCGTCGGGCGCGAGATGCGCGTCCTGCTCGACCGGCCCGGCCGCTACGAGGGCCAGCTGCTGGGCCGCTCGCCCTATATGCAGCCGGTCCACGTCAAGGCCGCCGCCCATCTGATCGGCACCGTGGCGCCGGTGCGCATCGTCAAGGTGCATCCCAACAGCCTGGAGGCGGTGCCGGCATGAATCCTGGCGACGCATCCCTGGTTCGCGAATTTCCCGACAACGCCCTGGCCCAGGTGCTGTTCGGCCCCCATAACGCCAATCTCGACCGCATCGAAGGCCATCTGGGCGTCGGCCTGGACGTGCGCGGCAATACGGTGACCATCTCGGGCACTCCGGATGCCGCCGCCGAGGCGGCCCGCGTCCTGGACAGCCTCTACGCCGCGGCCAAGCGCCAGGGACACCTGGAGACCGCCGACGTGGATTCGGCGGTACGCATGGCCCACCATGAAGGCCCGGCCGGCGACGTGGTCATCCGCACCCGTAAGCGCCACATCGCGGCGCGCACCCCCACCCAGGCCGAATACATCCGGGCCTTGGGCGAGGCGCCGCTGACCTTCGGCTTAGGCCCCGCCGGCACCGGCAAGACCTATCTGGCGGTGGCCAAGGCGGTCTCCATGATGGTGGCGGGCGAGGTGGACCGCATCATCTTGTCGCGTCCGGCCGTCGAGGCGGGCGAGCGCCTAGGCTTCCTGCCCGGCGACCTCAAGGACAAGGTGGACCCGTATCTGCGTCCGCTCTACGACGCGCTCTACGACATGCTGCCCGGCGACCAGGTGGCCAAGAAGCTGCTGGCCGGCGAGATCGAGGTGGCGCCGCTGGCCTTCATGCGCGGCCGCACCCTGGCCAATTCCTTCATCATCCTGGACGAGGCCCAGAACACCACCTCCATGCAGATGCGCATGTTCCTGACCCGCATGGGCGAGCATTCGCGCATGGTGGTGACCGGCGACGTCAGCCAGACCGACCTGCCGCCCGGCGTGCGCTCGGGCCTCTTGGACGCCATCCACATCCTGGACGGCATGGAGGGCGTGCGCTTCGTGCGCTTCACCGATCGTGACGTGGTGCGCCACGATCTGGTGACCCGCATCGTGCGGGCCTATGACAGAGCTGATCGTGAAGCCAAGGGGGCCGACCGCGAAGCCAAGGCCAAGGGCAGGGACAAATGACCGTCACCATCGAAATCGCCGTCGATATTCCCTGCGCCAGCTGGACCGAGGCCATGCCCGATGCCGAGGCCCGCTGCGGCCGCCTCGCCGCCACCGCGCTGGGCGCCGTCGACCTGCCCGACGGCGTGGTCGAGCTGTCCATCGTGCTGGCCGACGACGAGACGGTGCAAGGCCTCAACCGCGACTGGCGGGGCAAGGACCAGCCCACCAACGTGCTGTCCTTCGCCTCGCTCGACGACGAGGACGCCCCAATCGTCCCCGGCGCGCCGCTGCTGCTGGGCGACGTGATCCTGGCCTTCGAGACCTGCGCCGCCGAGGCGCGCGACCAGGGCAAGGATCTGGCCGATCATTTCAGTCATCTAGTTGTCCATGGCGTCCTGCATCTGTTGGGCTATGATCACATGGACGAGGACGAGGCCGCCGAGATGGAGGCGCTGGAGACCACCTTGCTGGCGGCGCTCGGCATTCCCGACCCCTATGGAGAGCAATAAAGGTTCATGAACGACCCTGGCAGTAGCCCGCCCCGTGAGAACGGGGCAAACCACAAGAAGTCCGGCGACGACTCGCTGTTCGGCGCCATGCGCGGCTGGCTGCGGGGCCACCGCCGCCCCAAGGGGGCCGAGACCGTCCGCGACGCGCTGGAAGAGCTGATCGAGGATCGCGACAGCGCCGAAATCCCCATCGACGAGCACGAGCGCCAGTTGCTCGGCAACATCCTGCACCTGAGGGACGTCACCGCCTACGACGTCATGGTGCCCCGCGCCGACATCGTGGCGGTGGAGGCCAAGACCACCCTGGAGGGGCTGATCGCGCTGTTCATCGGCTGCGGCCATTCCCGCCTGCCGGTCTATCGCCGCTCGCTCGACGACGTCATCGGCATGGTCCACATCAAGGACCTGCTGGAGGTGATGGGCCAGGGCAAGCCATTCAACCTGCCGCGTCTGGCGCGGCGCGTCCAGTTCGTGGCGCCCTCCATGCGGGTCACCGACCTGCTTTTGGAGATGCGGCTCAAGCGCTCGCACCTGGCTCTGGTGGTGGACGAATACGGCGGCATCGACGGATTGGTCACCATCGAGGATCTGGTGGAGCAGATCGTCGGCGAGATCGAGGACGAGCACGACCAGGACGAAGAGCCGGAACTGGTCGTCCGCGACGACGGCGCCGTCGAGGCCGACGGCCGCACCGCCATCGCCGAGTTCGAGGACCGCATGGGCGCCGTGCTGACCGACGAGGAGCGGGACGAGGTGGAGACCCTGGGCGGGCTGGTGTCCTTCGTCGCCGGGCGGGTGCCGTCCCGGGGCGAGCTGATCACCCATTCCGCCGGGCTGGAATTCGAGGTCCTGGACGCCGACCCCCGCCGGGTGAAGCGGGTGCGGGTCCGCCGGGTGGCCACTCCGGAACCGGCGGTCACGGAATGACGATGGAACACCTGAAGGATCGCTTCTGCGCGCTTTCCGGCTGGCGGCGACGGTTGACGCTGATGGGGCTCGGCGCCGTGGCGGCGCTGGCGCTGCCGCCCACCCTGGTGCTGCCGGCCCTGTTCCTGGCCTTTCCCCCCGTGGTCTGGAGCCTGGAGGCCGCCACCACCAGACGCGCCGCCTTCGGCTCCGGCTTCTGGTGGTTCACCGGCTGGTTCGCGGTGGGCCTGTACTGGATTTCCATCGCCCTGCTCACCGACGCCGCCAAATTCGGCTGGATGATCCCCTTCGCCGTGTTCGGGCTGTCCTCGGTGCTGGCCACTTTCTTCGGCCTCGCCACCCTGGGCGTCCATCTGTGCCGCCTGAAAAGGGTGGCCCGCATTCCCGCCCTGGCCGTGGCCTTCACCCTGGCCGAGTGGGCGCGGTCCTGGGTCATGACCGGGCTGCCCTGGAACCCCATGGGCTCGGTCTGGGACATCAGCTTAGGCGTGCTGCAGTTCGGGGCCTTCGGCGGCATCTGGGGCCTCTCCCTGCTCACCTATCTGATGGCGCTGGCCCCCGCCCTGCTTGCCGGTCCCGGATACCGCCGCGCCGTGGCCGCCGTCACGCTGGGCCTGCCCGCCCTGCTGTGGGCCGGCGGCACGGCACGCCTGGCGCTCAATCCGCAGGAGCTGGTGCCCGGCATCCAGCTGCGCATCGTCCAAGCCGCCGTGGCCCAAGCCAACAAGTGGAAGGACGACCAGCGGGAAGCCAATCTGCGCGAGCACGTGGCACTCACCCGCGGCCCCGGCTTCGAGAAGGTCACCACGGTGATCTGGCCCGAGACCGCCGTGTCCTTCTTCCTCGATCTCGACCGCCTGCACCGCCAGATGGCGGCGGCGGCGGCGCCCAGCGGTGGATTGCTGCTGACCGGCGCGCCGCGCATCACGCCCAAGGGCGTCGAGCCGTTCCAGATCTGGAACTCGCTGATGGCGGTGACCCCCGAGGCCGGCATCGCCGCCATCTACGACAAGGTCCATCTGGTGCCCTTCGGCGAGTACGTGCCGCTCAGGGGCATCCTGCCCATCGCCAAGATCACCCATGGCGGCACCGATTTCTCGGCCGGGCCCGGGCCCGTCAGCCTGGACCTGCCCGGCCTGCCGGCGGCGGCTCCGCTGATCTGCTACGAGGCCATCTTCCCCAACACCGTGGTCGCCCGCCACCAGCCCCGGCCGGGCTGGATTCTCAACGTCACCAATGACGGCTGGTTCGGCATCTCGTCGGGACCGCACCAGCATCTGGCCGCGTCGCGCATGCGTTCCATCGAGGAAGGCCTGCCCCAGGCCCGCGCCGCCAATACCGGCATTTCGGCGGTGATCGACCCGGCCGGCCGCCTGGTCGGCAGCCTGCCGCTCGGGGAAAAGGGCATTCTCGACGCGCCCCTGCCGCAGGCCCTGGCTCCCACCCTGTACAGCCGATTGGGCGACATCATCCCCGGCATCCTTCTCGTTCTGACCGCGCTGGCGGGATTTTTGTTGCGACGGTTGAACTAGAAGCAGATCATACATACATAGGGCATATGTCTATAGAGATGGGCGGCACGGCCTTACCGTGTTGTCTGTATACAATCATGCCCTTATGGTGCAATTACAACTGAGAGTACTGAGGGCGCGGCATCCAACGACCTATTAGGAAGCAACCATGGCCAACAGCAATCATAAATCCGCTTCTCCCCACCGTGGTTCATCCCGGGGCCGCCTTCCCTCGGGCCAGCCCAACCCGGTCGACATCCATGTGGGGGGACGGGTCCGTCTGCGCCGCACCCTGATGGGGATGAGCCAGGAGAAGTTGGGCGAATCCATCGGCCTGACCTTCCAGCAGGTGCAGAAGTACGAGCGCGGCGCCAACCGCATCGGGGCAAGCCGGCTGTTCGACCTGTCCCGCGTGCTCGACGTGCCGGTGTCGTTCTTCTTCGACGACATGGCCGAGACGGTCCAGGACCAGAGCCCGGTGGCGGTCGCCCGCGGGGTGTCCGGCCTGAGCGAGGAGCCCGCCAGCTTCGAGGCCGACCCCATGACCAAGCGCGAGACGCTGGAACTGGTCCGCGCCTATTACAGCATCACCGATCCCCAGGTTCGCCGCCGGGTCTACGACCTGGCCAAGGCCTTGGCGGCGGTCGGCGAGGTGAAGAAATAACCCTTTGAAATTCCGGATTTTGGCCCCGGGGCGATTCGTCTTGACGAGTCGCCCCTTCGCCTGTCAGAAGAACCCCCCGGAGCGGTGTGACCGCTCCCGTGGAGATTTTGACCGCTTGCCGCCACGCTGATTTCGGCTAAGTGGGTGCATCACGATGGCGTTCATCCGCGTGTTGATGCCCCAGGTCCCAATTTTTGTTGGATCTAGGAGGGTAAGCCCCGTGTCCAAGAAGAACTTCCTGTTTACCAGTGAATCCGTGTCCGAAGGCCACCCCGACAAGGTCGCCGACCGGATTTCCGACGCCGTCGTCGATGCGTTCCTGGGCGCCGACCCCTTCGCCCGCGTGGCGGTGGAGACCTTGGTGACCACCAACCTGATCGTCATGGCCGGCGAAGTGCGCGGCCCGGCTTCGGTCAACGCCGCCCTGATGGACGAGCTGGCCCGCCACGCGGTCAAGGACATCGGCTACGAGCAGGAAGGCTTCCACTGGAAGAACGCCGAGATCATCAACCGCGTCCACTCGCAGTCAGCCGACATCGCCCAGGGCGTCGACGCCGGCACCGACAAGGACGAGGGTGCGGGCGACCAGGGCATCATGTTCGGCTATGCCTGCAATGAGACCCCGGTGCTGATGCCGGCCCCCATCTACTACTCCCACGAGATCCTGAAGAGCCTGGCCGAGGCCCGCCATTCCGGCGCCGCCCCCCAGCTGCTGCCCGACTCGAAGAGCCAGGTCACCCTGGAATACCGTGACGGCAAGCCGGTCCGCGCCACCTCGGTGGTGGTCTCGCACCAGCACGTGGACGGCCTGTCCCAGGCCGACATCAAGGAAATCGTCCGTCCCCACGTCAAGAACGTGCTGCCCGAAGGCTGGATGCCCGCCGACGACCAGTTCTACGTCAACCCGACCGGCCGCTTCGTCATCGGCGGCCCGGACGGCGACACCGGCCTCACCGGCCGCAAGATCATCGTCGACACCTATGGCGGCGCGGCTCCCCATGGCGGCGGCGCCTTCTCGGGCAAGGATCCGACCAAGGTCGACCGCTCGGCCGCCTATGCCGCCCGCTATCTGGCCAAGAACGTGGTCGCCTCGGGCCTGGCCGACAAGTGCGTGATCCAGCTGTCCTATGCCATCGGCGTCTCCAAGCCGCTGTCGGTCTACGTGGACACTTCGGGCACCTGCAAGGTGGACGAGGACAAGCTGGCCATCGTGCTGCAGCAGCTGGTGGATCTGTCGCCCCGCGGCATCCGCACCCATCTGGGTCTCAACAAGCCCATCTACGCCCGCACCGCGGCCTACGGCCATTTCGGCCGCAGCCCGGACGCCGACGGCGGCTTCTCGTGGGAGAAGACCGACCTGGTGGAGCAGCTCAAGAAGGCCTTCTAAGCCTTCCATGAGCCGGGATACCGAAAAAGAGAACGCGGCCGCCGAGCGGCCGCGTTTTTTCGGTCGGCGCCAGGGCAAGGCCCTGCGCCGCAACGCCCTTGGCTTGATCGACGACCTGCTGCCGCGCCTCAGCCTGGCCACCCCTGAGCCGGGCGAGCGCGTCGAGCCCGCTCTGCTGTTTCCCGGCGCCATGCGCTCGGTGTGGCTGGAGGTGGGATTCGGCGGCGGCGAGCACGTGGCCGATCAGGCCGAAGCCAACCCAGACGTGGGACTCATCGGCTGCGAAGTCTTCAGGAACGGCATCGCCAGCCTGCTGGGCCATGTCCAGGCCCGCGGCCTGGGCAATGTCCGCATCTTCCCCGAGGACGTCCGGCTGCTGCTGCCCGCCTTGCCCGATGCCTCTCTGGGGCGCGTCTTCGTGCTGTTCCCCGATCCCTGGCCCAAGACCCGCCACGCCGACCGGCGCTTCATCGGCCCGGAGACCCTGGACGTGCTGGCCCGGATTCTGGAAGACGGCGGCGAACTGCGCGTCGCCAGCGACGATCCCGTCTACGTGGCCTGGGCCGCCCGCCACCTGGACGCCCACCCCGCCTTCGAGAAGATCCTGGCCACCGCCGACCGCGCCCTGGTGCCGGCCGACTGGCCCGCCACCCGCTACGAACAGAAATGCATCACCGGACGGGCCCCGGTATTCTTCCTCTATCGTCGGCGTGCACGACAGGCCCCTTAGGCGATTCCAACCGTGTCATCTTCCGGTCATATGTGTTATTGAGGCGCCAAAGTCGCAACTGTCCAGGGGTTCCCCCATGTTTTTCCGCATGTTCCGTGCCTTGATGCCCAAGGAAGAGGAATTCGTCGGGCTGTTCGCCCAGCATGCGGAAAAGATCCATTCGGCCGCCAAGGCCCTGGAAGCCATGATGGGGGACGGCGCCGACATCGGCCTGCATTTCAAGCAGATCTGCGCCTTCGAGGGCGAGGCCGACCTCATCACCCGCGAGACCCTGCAGGCCCTGCACCGCTCGTTCATCACCCCCTTCGACCGTGACCAGATCCACCGCCTGATCACCACCATGGACGACGCGGTCGACACCATCGAGGAAGTGGCCCAGCGCGTCGACCTCTACGGCGTCACCGAGTTCACCCCCGACATGCGGGCGCTGGCCACCGGCATCACCGAATGCGCCCATCTGCTGACCAAGGCCATTCCGCTGATGCGCGAAGTCACCCGCAACGCGGCGGCCATCAACGAGCTGTGCGACGCCATCGGCCGCCAGGAAAGCGCCGCCGACAAGCGCCAGCACGAGGGTCTGCGCGCCCTGTTCGCCACCGAGAAGGACCCGGTCAAGCTGATCACCCGCAAGGAGATCTATCAGCGGCTGGAAAAGGTCTCCGACCGCTTCGACGACGTGGCCAACGTCATCGAGACGGTGGTGATCGAACAGGTCTAGGCCCAGCCGATGGAATCCGTCGCCTTTCCCATCATCGTCGCCCTGGTCATCACGGCCCTGGTGTTCGACTTCCTGAACGGGCTGCACGACGCGGCCAATTCCATCGCCACGGTGGTCTCGACCCGCGTGCTCTCGCCCAAATACGCGGTGGCCTGGGCGGCGTTCTTCAACACCATCGCCCTGGTGTTCTTCACCACCAGCGTCGCCAAGACCATCGGCACCGGCATCGTCGAGCCCGGACTGGTGGACACCCATGTGATCTTCGGCGCCCTGATGGGGGCCATCGCCTGGAACGTCATCACCTGGGGCTTAGGCATTCCCTCGTCCAGCTCCCACGCCCTGATCGGCGGTATCGCCGGCGCCGGCATCGCCAAGGGCGGCCTGGCCGCCCTGGTCCCCGCCGGCTTCATGAAGACCGGCTCGGCCATCGTGCTGTCGCCGCTGATCGGCCTGGTGCTGGCCATGACCCTGATCCTGATCGTGTCATGGCTGTGCCGGCGCACCGCGCCCTTCGTGGTCGACCGCCGGTTCCGCATCCTGCAGTTCTT includes:
- the miaB gene encoding tRNA (N6-isopentenyl adenosine(37)-C2)-methylthiotransferase MiaB; amino-acid sequence: MAKRLFVKTYGCQMNVYDSARMADVLAPLGYGPAEEAEGADMVILNTCHIREKAAEKVFSELGRLRKLKTAKAEAGEKMILAVAGCVAQAEGEEILRRAPFVDIVLGPQTYHRLPEMVAQASRAGGAVLDTEFPVEPKFDFLPEPHAEGTSAFLSVQEGCDKFCTFCVVPYTRGAEYSRPAAAVLAEAAKLAKDGVREITLLGQNVNGWHGGDGWTLGRLIRELAEVSGVERIRYTTSHPRDMDDELIRAHAELPQLMPFLHLPVQSGSDRILAAMNRGHDRATYLRLVDKLKTACPDLALSSDFIVGFPGESDADFEDSMSLVREVGFVQTYSFKYSSRPGTPAAAMERQIPEKVKEERLAALQALLLEQTARFNQACVGREMRVLLDRPGRYEGQLLGRSPYMQPVHVKAAAHLIGTVAPVRIVKVHPNSLEAVPA
- a CDS encoding PhoH family protein — translated: MNPGDASLVREFPDNALAQVLFGPHNANLDRIEGHLGVGLDVRGNTVTISGTPDAAAEAARVLDSLYAAAKRQGHLETADVDSAVRMAHHEGPAGDVVIRTRKRHIAARTPTQAEYIRALGEAPLTFGLGPAGTGKTYLAVAKAVSMMVAGEVDRIILSRPAVEAGERLGFLPGDLKDKVDPYLRPLYDALYDMLPGDQVAKKLLAGEIEVAPLAFMRGRTLANSFIILDEAQNTTSMQMRMFLTRMGEHSRMVVTGDVSQTDLPPGVRSGLLDAIHILDGMEGVRFVRFTDRDVVRHDLVTRIVRAYDRADREAKGADREAKAKGRDK
- the ybeY gene encoding rRNA maturation RNase YbeY, with the protein product MTVTIEIAVDIPCASWTEAMPDAEARCGRLAATALGAVDLPDGVVELSIVLADDETVQGLNRDWRGKDQPTNVLSFASLDDEDAPIVPGAPLLLGDVILAFETCAAEARDQGKDLADHFSHLVVHGVLHLLGYDHMDEDEAAEMEALETTLLAALGIPDPYGEQ
- a CDS encoding hemolysin family protein produces the protein MNDPGSSPPRENGANHKKSGDDSLFGAMRGWLRGHRRPKGAETVRDALEELIEDRDSAEIPIDEHERQLLGNILHLRDVTAYDVMVPRADIVAVEAKTTLEGLIALFIGCGHSRLPVYRRSLDDVIGMVHIKDLLEVMGQGKPFNLPRLARRVQFVAPSMRVTDLLLEMRLKRSHLALVVDEYGGIDGLVTIEDLVEQIVGEIEDEHDQDEEPELVVRDDGAVEADGRTAIAEFEDRMGAVLTDEERDEVETLGGLVSFVAGRVPSRGELITHSAGLEFEVLDADPRRVKRVRVRRVATPEPAVTE
- the lnt gene encoding apolipoprotein N-acyltransferase, whose product is MTMEHLKDRFCALSGWRRRLTLMGLGAVAALALPPTLVLPALFLAFPPVVWSLEAATTRRAAFGSGFWWFTGWFAVGLYWISIALLTDAAKFGWMIPFAVFGLSSVLATFFGLATLGVHLCRLKRVARIPALAVAFTLAEWARSWVMTGLPWNPMGSVWDISLGVLQFGAFGGIWGLSLLTYLMALAPALLAGPGYRRAVAAVTLGLPALLWAGGTARLALNPQELVPGIQLRIVQAAVAQANKWKDDQREANLREHVALTRGPGFEKVTTVIWPETAVSFFLDLDRLHRQMAAAAAPSGGLLLTGAPRITPKGVEPFQIWNSLMAVTPEAGIAAIYDKVHLVPFGEYVPLRGILPIAKITHGGTDFSAGPGPVSLDLPGLPAAAPLICYEAIFPNTVVARHQPRPGWILNVTNDGWFGISSGPHQHLAASRMRSIEEGLPQARAANTGISAVIDPAGRLVGSLPLGEKGILDAPLPQALAPTLYSRLGDIIPGILLVLTALAGFLLRRLN
- a CDS encoding helix-turn-helix domain-containing protein, which codes for MANSNHKSASPHRGSSRGRLPSGQPNPVDIHVGGRVRLRRTLMGMSQEKLGESIGLTFQQVQKYERGANRIGASRLFDLSRVLDVPVSFFFDDMAETVQDQSPVAVARGVSGLSEEPASFEADPMTKRETLELVRAYYSITDPQVRRRVYDLAKALAAVGEVKK
- the metK gene encoding methionine adenosyltransferase, whose product is MPQVPIFVGSRRVSPVSKKNFLFTSESVSEGHPDKVADRISDAVVDAFLGADPFARVAVETLVTTNLIVMAGEVRGPASVNAALMDELARHAVKDIGYEQEGFHWKNAEIINRVHSQSADIAQGVDAGTDKDEGAGDQGIMFGYACNETPVLMPAPIYYSHEILKSLAEARHSGAAPQLLPDSKSQVTLEYRDGKPVRATSVVVSHQHVDGLSQADIKEIVRPHVKNVLPEGWMPADDQFYVNPTGRFVIGGPDGDTGLTGRKIIVDTYGGAAPHGGGAFSGKDPTKVDRSAAYAARYLAKNVVASGLADKCVIQLSYAIGVSKPLSVYVDTSGTCKVDEDKLAIVLQQLVDLSPRGIRTHLGLNKPIYARTAAYGHFGRSPDADGGFSWEKTDLVEQLKKAF
- the trmB gene encoding tRNA (guanosine(46)-N7)-methyltransferase TrmB, which translates into the protein MSRDTEKENAAAERPRFFGRRQGKALRRNALGLIDDLLPRLSLATPEPGERVEPALLFPGAMRSVWLEVGFGGGEHVADQAEANPDVGLIGCEVFRNGIASLLGHVQARGLGNVRIFPEDVRLLLPALPDASLGRVFVLFPDPWPKTRHADRRFIGPETLDVLARILEDGGELRVASDDPVYVAWAARHLDAHPAFEKILATADRALVPADWPATRYEQKCITGRAPVFFLYRRRARQAP
- a CDS encoding DUF47 domain-containing protein, with the translated sequence MFFRMFRALMPKEEEFVGLFAQHAEKIHSAAKALEAMMGDGADIGLHFKQICAFEGEADLITRETLQALHRSFITPFDRDQIHRLITTMDDAVDTIEEVAQRVDLYGVTEFTPDMRALATGITECAHLLTKAIPLMREVTRNAAAINELCDAIGRQESAADKRQHEGLRALFATEKDPVKLITRKEIYQRLEKVSDRFDDVANVIETVVIEQV
- a CDS encoding inorganic phosphate transporter translates to MESVAFPIIVALVITALVFDFLNGLHDAANSIATVVSTRVLSPKYAVAWAAFFNTIALVFFTTSVAKTIGTGIVEPGLVDTHVIFGALMGAIAWNVITWGLGIPSSSSHALIGGIAGAGIAKGGLAALVPAGFMKTGSAIVLSPLIGLVLAMTLILIVSWLCRRTAPFVVDRRFRILQFFSAAMYSLGHGGNDAQKTMGIITALLFSQGMLGGEFHVPIWVAVTCQIAMGLGTLFGGWRIVKTMGSRITDMKQIDGFCANAAGAATLFGATWLGIPVSTTHTITGAIIGVGSARKVSGVRWHIAGNIVVAWVITIPAAGSVAALFYWLSTKFW